In Deinococcus psychrotolerans, the genomic window AGCAGTGGTCAGCGGCAACGGCGGCGCGTACACCTACTTGCCCGAAAGCGTACTGGCTTTTCCCGACCCGCCCCACTTGGCGCGGCTGATGCATGCCACCGGCTTCCGGGTACACTACCGCCTGCTCAGCGGGGGCATCGCGGCCATCCATGTGGGCACAAAAAGCTGAGCGGAGAATCCAGGCGTAAACTTTTTCAGAACGTTGGCGGCACGGCCTGACGGCTGTTGTCTGCGGCGATGCGGTTGACCTGAAAGGCCATCCGGCCCGCGCCGAAAACCGGCGATCCGCCGATGGTGCCCAGTGCTTGCCCGCGCACGACCCTCGCGCCAACGTCCACGCTGGGAGCGTCGAGGCCGATGTAAGCGGTGGCCAAGCTGGCACTGTGCTCGATCAGCACCACCCAGCCGAGGCTGGCGTAATTGGTAACGGCCAGCACGTTGCCGCCCTGCGCCGCCACCGCCTGACTGCCTTCCGGAGCGCTGATGACTGTCCACGGCACCGAGGCGGAGAAGTTGGCCACCACGACCCCGCCCGGAAGCGGAAAGCCCAGCGGCCCACTGGCGGGCGGCAGCGGCGCGAGTTCAATACTGGCCTGCTGCTGCTGCGCCTGAATCTGGCTGGCCCGGGTTCGCAGGCTGGCTTGCTCCTGCGCGTTGGCCGCCGCCCGCTGCTGACTGGCCCGCTGCTCGGCGGCGGCTGAGGCCTGCGCCGCCGCTTGGGCCTGGGCACGCTGGAGAGCAGCTTGGCGCAGGGCTTCTTGCCTCTGGGCTTCACGGATAGCGGCGAGGCGGGCGGCTTCCTGACGGGCACGTTCCTGCGCTTCACGGATGCGGCGCAGCTCCTCGGCGCGGCGCACGCGCTCGGCTTCGATGCGCCGCCGCCGATCTTGCTCGATGCGGCTGCGCTCCGAGACGATGTTGCCCACCAAACTGTTGATGCTCTGGGCGGTGAGGGCTTGTTGGGCCTGCGTTTGCAGCGCCAGCGCCTGCTTGCCCGCCTGCGTTTGTTGCAGCCGCGCCACCAGAGCTTGCTGCTGGTTCCGGGCGTCACGCAACTTGGTGAGCTGAGCGAGTTGCTGAGCGCGTAAATCTTGCAGTTGGGCGGTTTGGGCGGTTTGCTGGGCTTGCTGGGCTTGCAGGCTCAGGCGCTGGCTTCTGA contains:
- a CDS encoding murein hydrolase activator EnvC family protein; this encodes MSNRPAAFAALLTGLVLVQAGLSQGTAKNSPAAKNSLGSPAAVQPSPLLSVQPLPTLPDPYNLGLSTTSQKLQRLQQQLSGQKQLSADQKKQLESLRQNIASLSAQQKDVLGQIDRLENQIAGLQNQKLKLEQTIRAAIADLTQTKTQVSRTSGQVARLQADVRQLLELLYRERSGQYLRLINQANSLSDLVIRARYANMSGQHNVAVIEELRSQRLSLQAQQAQQTAQTAQLQDLRAQQLAQLTKLRDARNQQQALVARLQQTQAGKQALALQTQAQQALTAQSINSLVGNIVSERSRIEQDRRRRIEAERVRRAEELRRIREAQERARQEAARLAAIREAQRQEALRQAALQRAQAQAAAQASAAAEQRASQQRAAANAQEQASLRTRASQIQAQQQQASIELAPLPPASGPLGFPLPGGVVVANFSASVPWTVISAPEGSQAVAAQGGNVLAVTNYASLGWVVLIEHSASLATAYIGLDAPSVDVGARVVRGQALGTIGGSPVFGAGRMAFQVNRIAADNSRQAVPPTF